One genomic segment of Rivularia sp. PCC 7116 includes these proteins:
- a CDS encoding FAD-dependent oxidoreductase, producing MNYKDIRVANAKDLKKGEMRQVSVEDNEILLARVEDGFFATVAHCTHYGAPLVKGILNGERVICPWHNACFGVKNGKLEEPPALDALPHFPVRVEGEDLVVKLPEKISSQRIPEMGRYNPQADNRTFVILGAGAAGSAAAETLRQAGFEGRVVMLTKEDILPYDRTALSKKYLQNDSVKDSLILRSLEFYNQWDIEVYSHKSVTKVEPVKKTITFEDDTIFEYDALLVATGGKPRNLKVPGADLDNIFTLRKPEDADKIVAVAENAKTAVVVGSSFIGMEAASSLAQRDIKVTVVAPGTVPFEKILGGDIGATFRKLHESNGVSFRMGTKVKQFEGKGKVETAVLENGESLNADLVIVGIGVEPVTDFLQEIELNEKDGSVIVDEYLQAADNLYVAGDIARFPYAATGELTRIEHWRLAQQHGRVAARNMIGEKIKFASVPFFWSGQFGVKLRYAGHAEEWDDIIIQGNLDEQEFLAFYVKDNQVLAVAGSQHDKDIAAITELMRLQQMPSEDEVRKSKINWVEKLTSEQLAIG from the coding sequence ATGAATTATAAAGATATAAGAGTTGCAAATGCAAAGGACTTGAAGAAAGGCGAAATGCGTCAAGTTTCAGTAGAAGATAATGAAATTTTATTAGCGCGAGTTGAAGATGGATTTTTTGCCACAGTCGCACATTGTACTCATTACGGGGCACCTTTAGTAAAAGGTATATTAAACGGAGAAAGGGTAATTTGTCCTTGGCATAATGCTTGTTTTGGTGTCAAGAATGGTAAATTAGAAGAGCCACCAGCGCTTGATGCTTTACCTCATTTTCCTGTGAGAGTGGAAGGAGAGGATTTAGTCGTAAAGCTACCTGAAAAAATTTCTTCTCAACGCATACCAGAAATGGGCAGGTACAATCCTCAAGCTGATAATCGCACGTTTGTGATTTTGGGGGCTGGTGCTGCGGGTAGTGCGGCTGCTGAAACCTTACGTCAAGCAGGTTTTGAAGGTAGAGTCGTAATGTTGACTAAAGAAGATATATTACCTTATGACCGTACTGCTTTAAGTAAGAAGTATTTGCAAAACGATTCCGTCAAAGATTCCTTAATATTACGTTCTTTAGAATTTTACAACCAATGGGATATCGAAGTTTATTCTCATAAATCGGTTACTAAAGTAGAGCCTGTTAAAAAGACTATTACTTTTGAAGATGACACTATTTTTGAATACGATGCTTTGTTAGTCGCGACTGGTGGTAAGCCTCGTAATTTAAAAGTACCGGGTGCAGATTTAGACAATATATTTACCCTGCGAAAACCAGAAGATGCCGATAAAATTGTAGCTGTCGCAGAAAACGCTAAAACTGCGGTAGTTGTAGGCTCTAGCTTTATCGGCATGGAAGCAGCTTCAAGTTTAGCCCAACGCGATATCAAAGTAACTGTAGTAGCACCGGGAACGGTACCTTTCGAGAAGATTCTTGGAGGTGATATAGGCGCTACCTTTCGCAAGCTGCACGAATCAAATGGCGTATCTTTTCGGATGGGAACCAAAGTAAAGCAGTTTGAAGGTAAAGGTAAAGTTGAAACTGCGGTATTAGAAAATGGCGAATCTTTGAATGCAGATTTAGTAATAGTTGGTATTGGTGTTGAACCCGTTACCGATTTTTTGCAGGAAATAGAGTTAAACGAAAAAGACGGAAGCGTAATTGTAGATGAATATTTGCAAGCAGCAGATAATCTTTATGTTGCTGGAGACATTGCTCGTTTTCCCTATGCTGCAACGGGAGAACTCACCCGTATCGAACACTGGCGGTTAGCACAACAGCACGGACGTGTTGCCGCTCGTAATATGATAGGGGAGAAAATCAAATTTGCCAGCGTTCCGTTTTTTTGGTCTGGGCAATTTGGTGTAAAGTTACGCTATGCCGGACATGCAGAAGAATGGGATGATATTATCATTCAAGGCAACTTAGACGAACAAGAATTTCTCGCTTTTTACGTCAAAGATAATCAAGTTTTAGCAGTCGCAGGTAGTCAACATGATAAAGACATTGCTGCCATTACTGAATTGATGCGATTGCAACAAATGCCGTCCGAAGATGAAGTGCGTAAAAGTAAAATTAATTGGGTTGAGAAATTAACTTCTGAGCAGTTGGCAATTGGGTAA
- a CDS encoding manganese catalase family protein — protein sequence MFFHKKELIEKEVKIDEPNPRFAQLLLEQFGGATGELSAALQYWVQSFHTEDAGIRDMLQDIATEEFSHLEMIGKLIEVHTSNVDQTDAFKSTLFAVRGKGPHFLDSQGSAWTATYLNEGGSMVRDLRANIAAEAGARTTYESLIQLAPDSGTKETLVHLLTREISHTKMFMKALDSMGKLTDPFFGNIQPDSTVDIYYNLSTNGKDERGPWNSDENFRYIADPMKEKA from the coding sequence ATGTTTTTTCACAAAAAAGAATTAATTGAAAAAGAAGTAAAAATTGACGAACCAAATCCTCGTTTTGCTCAACTTTTACTCGAACAATTTGGTGGTGCAACTGGAGAACTTTCTGCGGCTCTACAGTATTGGGTACAGTCTTTCCACACCGAAGATGCAGGTATCAGAGATATGCTGCAAGATATCGCTACCGAAGAGTTTAGCCATTTGGAAATGATTGGTAAACTCATCGAAGTGCATACTTCAAATGTCGATCAAACAGATGCATTCAAAAGTACTCTGTTTGCAGTTCGCGGAAAAGGACCTCACTTCCTAGATTCTCAGGGTTCTGCTTGGACTGCAACTTACTTGAATGAAGGTGGAAGTATGGTACGTGATTTACGTGCAAACATCGCAGCAGAAGCAGGTGCGCGTACTACTTATGAATCTTTGATTCAATTAGCGCCAGACTCGGGAACCAAAGAAACCTTGGTACACTTGTTAACTCGGGAAATTTCCCACACCAAGATGTTTATGAAAGCACTGGATTCTATGGGTAAATTAACCGATCCATTCTTTGGTAATATCCAACCAGATTCCACTGTAGATATTTACTACAACTTGTCTACCAATGGTAAAGACGAACGAGGCCCCTGGAACTCCGATGAGAACTTCCGCTACATCGCAGATCCCATGAAGGAGAAGGCATAA
- a CDS encoding YegS/Rv2252/BmrU family lipid kinase gives MSRQKACLIFNPVSGNADSEQELERIKQLLSTQFDLDIKFTTKEVGADKLANVAVENNFDIIIAAGGDGTLSEAARALGETTIPLGVIPRGTANAFASALGIPDTLDEACETILSGKTRRIDIGRCNGKLMTLLAGIGFEAETVENASRDAKQRWGALAYLVSGIQQLREIELFDAEIETDDKIIRVSAGALTVANAAPPTSILAQGPAGILYDDGLLDITIISSNTWASAIAASYHLLQSGLRGDAAKRDDIGYIRTKRVKITTDPPQKIVLDGEMIGNTPLEVECVPGGLTVMVPMLPAEKVSEKLEGLPDLEIEEKSSAVTNE, from the coding sequence ATGAGTCGTCAAAAAGCTTGCTTAATTTTTAACCCCGTTAGTGGTAACGCTGACTCCGAACAGGAATTAGAGAGAATAAAACAACTTTTATCCACTCAATTCGATTTAGATATTAAATTTACAACTAAGGAAGTTGGCGCAGATAAATTAGCGAACGTTGCTGTAGAGAACAATTTTGACATCATAATTGCTGCTGGTGGTGACGGAACTCTTTCTGAAGCCGCCAGAGCTTTAGGAGAAACTACTATTCCTTTGGGTGTGATTCCTAGAGGTACAGCTAATGCTTTTGCTTCCGCTTTAGGAATACCCGATACTTTAGATGAAGCTTGCGAAACGATTTTATCTGGTAAAACTCGTCGAATTGATATTGGTAGATGCAACGGAAAATTAATGACGTTGTTAGCTGGAATCGGTTTTGAAGCTGAAACTGTTGAAAATGCTTCCCGAGATGCCAAACAACGGTGGGGTGCTTTGGCTTATTTGGTTTCGGGAATACAGCAACTACGGGAAATAGAACTGTTTGATGCTGAAATTGAAACCGACGATAAAATTATTCGCGTTTCTGCCGGTGCTTTGACTGTAGCTAACGCAGCACCACCCACATCTATATTGGCTCAGGGACCTGCTGGTATTCTTTATGACGATGGTCTGCTTGATATTACTATTATTTCTTCCAACACTTGGGCATCAGCGATCGCAGCTTCTTATCACTTACTGCAAAGTGGTTTGCGGGGAGATGCAGCCAAACGAGACGATATTGGCTACATCAGAACTAAGCGCGTTAAAATCACTACCGATCCACCGCAGAAAATTGTCCTAGATGGTGAAATGATTGGTAATACACCTTTGGAAGTTGAATGCGTCCCCGGTGGCTTAACGGTAATGGTACCGATGTTACCAGCAGAGAAGGTTTCTGAAAAGCTAGAAGGTTTGCCAGATTTAGAAATTGAAGAAAAATCTTCTGCAGTCACTAATGAGTGA